The DNA window TGCCCGCCATGACCTCCGGGCGCACCAGCACCGGCGGAATCATCATGGTGAAACCGTTCGCGACCGCCTTCTGCGCGGCCAGCTGCAGCAGGCCCAATTCCAGCAACGCGCCGTATCCGGTGAGGAAATAGAACCGCGCGCCCGACACCTTCGCGCCGCGTTCCATATCGATCAGGCCGAGCGATTCGCCCAGCTCCAGGTGGTCCTTCGGCTCGAAGTCGAATTCCGTTGGTGTGCCGATGGTCTCGAGCACGAGGTAATCGTCCTCGCCGCCCGCGGGGGCGCCCTCCTGGATCACATTCGAGATGGCCCGGTGCGCGGCGTCCATATCGGCGTCGGCCGCATGCTGCGCGACTTCGGCCTCCTTGACCTTCGCCGACATCTCCTGCGCCTGCTCGAGCAGGACGGCCCGTTCCTCTGGCTTCGCCTTGCCGATCAGCTTGCCCATCACCTTGTGCTCGGCGCGCAGGTTGTCAGCGGTGGCCACCGCCGCACGGCGCGCCGCATCCGCCTCGAGCAGGGCGTCGACGAGGGCGGGGTCTTCGCCGCGGGCGCGCTGCGAGGCGCGGACCGCGTCGGGGTTGTCCCGCAGGAATCGGAGGTCGATCATGGGTGACCAGCCTAATGGTCGCGATATTGCTGTTTCACGCCGATATCCCAGGATGCGGACTTTGCATGGGTTCGCGCGCGCATAGTTGGCTTGTGGGCACAGCATTCGACGACTCCGCAATCGATGACGCAGTGGCCGATCTGGTCGCGGGTGAGAAGACGTGGGCGCATACTCCGCTGCGGCGCCGCCGCGAACTTCTCGACGATATCCACACGCGCACCGGCCGCTTCTCCCACGAGTGGGTGCGGGCCGCACGCACCATCAAGGGCTTGGATCCGGACTCGCCGCTGGTCGGCGAGGAGTGGATGTCGGGTCCGATGCCGTTGCTGCAGGCCACCGCCGCGCTGTCGGCCACACTCACGGCGCTGGCGGCGGGTCGCAGCCCGCTCGATGGCGTCGCGCTGGCCGAAGCACCCGGCGAGCGGGTCGCGGTGCCGATCCTGCCGTTGGATCGCTACGACCGGTTGCTGCTCAGCGGTTTTCATGGGGAAGTGTGGTTACGTCCCGGCGTCGATGCCGATACCGCGCGCCGACGCGCCGGACTCGCCCAGCTCGATCCGACCGTTACCGGTGGCGTCGGCGCAATCCTCGGCGCAGGCAATATCACCTCCATACCCCCGCTGGACGTGCTGTACGAGCTCTACGCCCACAACCGGGTGGTCGCGCTGAAGCTGAATCCGATCACCGATCCGCTGTACACGGTGTTCGAGATGGTCTTCGCGCCGCTGATCGAGCTGGGCGTGCTGCGGATCCTGACCGGTGGGGCCGAGGCGGGCGGGTATCTGGTGCAGCATGCCGACGTCGCGCATGTGCACATGACCGGCAGCATGCGGACCCACGACGCGATCGTCTGGGGACCAGAGGGCAAATCCGGTGGACAGCCGCTGCTGGACAAGCCGATCACCAGCGAACTCGGTGGCGTCTCGCCGACAATCGTGGTGCCGGGTGAATGGGACGGCGCCGACCTGCGCTACCAGGCCGAACATATCGCGACCCAGCGACTGCACAACGGCGGTTACAACTGCGTCGCGACCCAGGCGGTGGTGCTCAGCGCGGAGTGGCCGCAGAAGGACAGGTTCCTGGCCGAGCTGCGGGACGCGATCGAGCGGGCACCGCGGCGCCGTGCGTACTACCCGGGCAGCGACGACCGCGTCGCGGCCGCGCTGGATTCCTATCCGGATGCCGAACGGCTCGGGCCTGATCACGGACGCCTGCTCGTGCAGAATCTGCCGACGAGCGCAACGCCGCTGCTGCGCACCGAATACTTCTCCCCGGTACTCGGCGTGGTCGAGCTGCCGTATACCGGCGGTGAATTCCTGCAGCGCGCGGTGGATTTCGCCAACGACGAGGTGATCGGGACGCTCGGCGTCAACGTGATCGCCCACCCGGGCACCATCAAGCGGCTCGGCACCGCCTTCGACCGCGCCATCGAGCGGCTGCGCTACGGCGCGATCGCGGTCAACGCGTGGACCGGGCTGGTTTTCTTGACCCCGCGGGCCTCGTGGGGCGCCTATCCCGGCCACACGCTCGATGACGTGCAGAGCGGAATCGGCGTGGTACACAACGCTTTCCTGCTCGACGATGTGGAGCGCACGGTGGTGCGCGGGCCGTTCCGGCCGTCGCCGCGGTCGCTGTTGCGCGGGGAGTTGGCACTGTCGCCGAAGCCGCCGTGGTTCGTCGACAATGCGACCGCAGCGGCGACCGGACGCATGCTGACGGAGTTCTACGCGACCGCCAACCCGGCGCGGCTGCCGGGCCTGTTCCTGTCCGCGTTCCGCGGTTAGGTCGCGCTGCTACGCACGGTAGACAGGCGGATTCGACCCTTTCGAGCGACCTGCAGGCAGTCGCTAGCGGCCAGGTCGTAGCACCGGAGAACAGACGCTGACATGATGGGTCGCGATGTCTGCTGATGATGTGACCAAGGACCCACAGGAATCCGAGCCGTACTCGGGCGGGTCGTCGCGCGCGGAATCATTCCCGCAGTCGGTGATCATCGACCGCAAGGTCGTCTCCGACGGCAAGCTGCATTTGTCCGCGCCGACGCTGCGCTGGGTGCTGCTCGCCGCCGCGGTGGGCGCCGTCCTCATCTCGCTGTTCGGTCTGTTCATCACCGGCTACAAGAACGAAACGGGGCTCGAGGCGCACAATCCCGGCTCACCCGCCGAGACCGCGCTGGACAAGGAATTCGGCACCGCGGCCAAGGGTGACTGCCTCAGCTGGAGCAAACAGGACCGCGGCGATCTGGTGAAGGTCGCCTGCTCGAACCGGCATCTGTTCGAAGTCGCGGCCGATGTGGATATGGCCAAGTACCCCGGCGTGGAATTCGGTCCCGGCTCACGTTTTCCGGATTCGCTGCGGCTGACCGAACTCAAGGAAGAACACTGCACCCCGGCGGTAGACCAGTATCTCAACGGCAGGTTCGATCCGCGCGGCCGCTATGTCATCGGCCTGATGTACCCCAGCCCGGACGGCTGGAAGCACGGCGACCGGACCCTGCGCTGCGGGCTCCAGTTCTCCGGCAGCACCGGCACCCCGCTGCCGACCACCGGCAGTGCCGCCGAACACGATCAGTCGAAGATCTACGAACCGGGCACCTGCCTCGGCATCAACCAGAATCTGCCCACCGATCCGGTGGACTGCGCGCAGGCGCACGCCGTCGAGATCGTCTCCACCGTCGACCTCGGCCAGCACTTTTCCGGCGGTCCGCCCAGCAAGGACGAGCAGGACAAGTTCATGGAGGACGAGTGTGCGCGCGCGGCCACCGACTACCTCGGCTCACCTGACGTGGTGCGTAACAAGACGCTGACGTTGTTCTTCGACTACCTCGACGCGCGCAGCTGGCTGTCGGGCAGCCGCAAGCTGGACTGCATGATCGGCAAGGGCACCGACCGGGAGGGTTTCGCGCCGATCACCGGCTCGGCGAAGGGCGACATCCTGATCAACGGCCAGGCGCCGGTGCCGCCGCCGAACTCCGGTCGCTCGACGCCCGCCCCGCTGCCCGGTGCCGCGCCGCTGCCGCCGCAGCCGCAACCTCGCTGATGTCGGTGACCATGTCCGCGGACCGGTTCGAGGAGCTGGTCGGTGATGCGCTCGATCTCATCCCGCCGGAGCTGGCCCGCGCCATCGACAATGTGGTCGTGCTGATCGAACCGCACAATCCGGAGGATCCACATCTGCTCGGGCTCTATCACGGGATCGCGCTGACCGAGCGCGACAGCCAATACGGCGGCGCCCTGCCCGACACCGTGACCATCTATCGCGAGGCGATTCTGGCCATCTGCGGCGATGAGCGCGAGGTCGTCGAGGAGGTGGCGATCACTGTGATCCATGAGATTGCACACTATTTCGGCATTGACGAAGACCGGTTGCATGAGCTGGGTTGGGGCTGACTCTGAACCAGGAAAACCCGCCCCACCAGACAAAAGTCGCGGCGCGTCGGAAAGTAGCGGACAGCACGCTCGTAGACGTTTGCCCGTGTTTCATTGCGACTACCAGATCGCAGCACAGGACGAGTTCGAAGCCACCGCCGAGGGCGAAGCCTTCGACCGCGGCTATCAGAGGCTTGGTTCTGTTCCGGTTTGATCAGTCCGGCGATGCCGACGCGTTCAGTCACCTTCCGCTTGGTAGCGGTTGTATACCTCGAGCCATTCCTGGATGACGGTTCCGAAGTTTGCCGGGTTGTAGATGTCTTCTTCGCGAGAGAACAGGCCGCTGCCCGCATAGTCCAGCAGAGTCCAATTTGTTGATGTGTAGGACTTTCCGTCGCCTGGATCGGCCATGTGGGTGCGGGCCGAGAAAACGACTCGCGCGTTCTCGTCGTCGAAGAACACCCAATCATGGGTGTATCGGACCATTTGGTTGTTGGGAAAGTCCTTCATGAGGGGCACGATCCAGGCTAGGACCGCCCCGCGACCATGCATCTCACCGAAACAGTGTTCGACGTAGACGCAGTCCTCGGTAAAGAGGTCGGCGAAGGGACGATAGTCGGCTGTGTCCGCGCATCGGTCCGAGACCGTTTTGAATCTCTCGTACGCTTGCCGAAGCTCTTCGGGTGGATATTTTGGCACACTCTTCTCCTTCGCTTCGAGTGGTGAACCAATCATTGGGTTAGCGGCGCTGGTCTGCCCAGAAGGTGCGGGATTGGTTGCGGAGTGTGGCGAGGTCCTGGCCCTTTTCAGCGAAGGAGCCGATGCCGTGCGCGTCCATCGGACCGGCGGCGGGGTCGATGGGCAGCTCGAACGCCGCGACCTGGCCCATGGGCCCGTCGGCGGCGCGGTTGAGTACGTGTTTGGACCGCCGGATAGCGTATTTGCTTTTCTGGAGCATGAGTTCGGCGAGGCGGTTGACCTCGGTGTCGAGCTCTTCTCGTTCGACCACCCGGTTAGCGAGGTCCCACTCCAGGGCTTGGCGCCCGCTGAATTCGTATCCCAGCAGGTTGATCTCCTTGGTGCGGCGGCGCCCCGCGAACCGCTGCAAGCGGGTACATCCGCCCCAGCCGGGGGTGATCCCCATGTCGATCTCGGGCATGCCCCACCGCGCGTTCGGGGTGGTCAGCACGAAGTCGCAACAAAGGGTCAGTTCGAGCCCGCCGCCCATGCACACGCCGTCGACGGCGGCGATAGTGACGACGTCGGTGAGATTTTCGAGCAGCGCGGCTGTTTCCTGGAACATGCTGACGATGAGGTAGGTGCTCCACTCGGGGTCACTCGATGGTTCGGCAAGCGTGGTCGCCGAGTCGAACGAGAGCTTGCGGGTGTTCAAAATCGGCATCTCGGCGATGTCGTCACCGGCGCAGAACGTATCGCCGGCGCCTCTGATGATCAGGACCCTGGCTTCCTCATCGAAGCGAACGGCGCGGATGGCCTCGTGCAGTTGCTTCTGCATGGAGACATTGAGGGCGTTGTGCTTGGTGGGTCGGTTCAGGATGATCCGGCGGATCGGGCCGTCCTTCTCATAGCGGAGCTCGTCGTCGAATTCCATTGGTCCTGCTTTCCTTGGGGGTCTTGATCGGACGATTAGTGCTTGATTTCAACGATCCGGATCATTGCGGTACACCTTCACGCACGGGGGCATCCGGGAGATTCAACGTGTCTGGGCCGTCATGCCGCCGTCGACCGGAATGACTGCGCCGTTGATAAACGAGGCGTCCTTGGCGGTCAGCGCTACGATGACGTGGGCAATCTCCTCCGGACGGCCGTAGCGACCTGCCGGGATCCGGCGGCGCGCGAAGACCATACGGTCGGCTTCCGGTATCGCCTCTGTCATCCCGGTGAGAGTCGCGCCGGGGCACACGCAGTTCGCGGTCAAACCGTACCTGCCGTAATCCACGGCGAGTGCCTTGGTGAATCCGGCGAGGCCGTGCTTGGCAACGGTATAGGGACTGCTGAATCGGCCTGCGCCGAAGGCTTCGGTGGACGCTACATTCACGATCCTGCCGCTACCGTTCGCCAGCAGATCGGGCAGACATGCACGGACCACCAACATCGCACCGGTGAGGTTGACCGCCAGTGTGTTCTGCCACGTCTCGATGTAGTGATCGTCGGTTGGCAGGCCCCCTGCGGCGATGCCGGCGGCGTTCACCACGATGTTCACCGAACCCAGCGTCTGCCGCACCCCGGCCACGGCAGCCTCGACGCCCGCGGGATCGCTCACGTCGACCGGCGGCGTGCCGTCCCGATCGAGGACCGCGACGCGCACTCCTTGTTTGTCCAGCAGACGCGCGGTCGCCCGGCCGATACCAGAGTGACCGCCGGTGACCACTGCGACCCGACTCATGAGTGAGTCGTGAAGGTGATGACGGTTTTTCCGGTCGCACGCCGTTCCCACAGGGCCACACACGCCTCGGGGAGAGCTTCCAGGGGATAGGTGGCGCCGACGAGTGGCTTGATGCGCCCGTCGCCGTACCAGTCGAACAGTTGTTGGAAATTCGCGATGTTGGCGGCGGGATCTTTGATGGCCGACAGCCCGTAGGCGACGCCGATCACCGATATCGATTTCAAGATCGTGTAGTTGATTCCGAGTTGGGGGATGTCGCCGCCCGCGAATCCGACAACCAGGTAGCGGCCGTTCCAGGCAGTGCAACGCTTGGCTTGGTCGAACAGGCTGCCGCCGACGGGATCGAAGATCACGTCGGCGCCTGCTCCGTCGGTTAGCTCCAACAGCCGTGTGCGTAGATCCTCGATGCCGTAGTTGATGGTGTCGGTGGCGCCCATTGTGCGGGCTGCCCGGCATTTCGGTTCGGTGCTCGCGGCGGCGATCACTCGTGCGCCGATTGCGGTGCCGATTTGGACCGCGGCGCTACCGCATCCGCCGGCGGAGCCGAGGACCAGCAGAGTCTCATCGCGATCCAACCGTGCTCGTTGGGTCAGCGCGTGCATGGCTGTGCCGTAGGTGAGGTTGAAACCGGCCGCATCGGTGAACGGCATTTCCGCGGGAATCCGGTGAAGCTGTTGTCCGGGCGGCGTCACCAGCACTTCCTCGGAGAAGGCGTCATAGCCGGTCAGCGCCAGGACTCGTTGGCCAACACGGAAGTCGGCGACATGGGCACCGACCTCGATGATGGTTCCGGCGAACTCGCTGCCCGGCACGAACGGCGGCTCGAGCTCGAGCTGATAGAGCCCTCTCGTGATCAGTGTGTCGGGAAAGTTCAACGCGGCGGCATGATTTCGGACGCGAACCTGTTCGGCACCGCATGCGGGCCTCGTCCTGGTTTCCAGCGACAGCCCTGATTCTCCGGTCAGTGTGTTGCACACCCATGACCTCACGGTGCGACACCTCCATCGATGGTGATGAACGATCCTGTGGTGTAAGAGGATGCCGCCGACGCCAGATAGAACGCGGCGCCGACTACTTCGTCGGGCCGGCCGATGCGGTGCAGGGCAATAGGTTCGACCACGCTGGTCAGGATGTCGGGGTTGCGTACGAAACCCGCGGTGGTGTCGGTGTCGAAGGTGCCGCAGATGATCGCGTTGACCCGCACGTTGACAGCCGCGTATTCCTGTGCGGACGCTTGCGTCAGCGCGTTGAGCCCGGCCTTGGCGGCGCTGTAGGCAGTGGTGACCGGGGTCGGTCGCCGCGAGGCCAGCGAACTGATGTTGATGATCGATCCGCCGCCGGTAGCGGCCATCGTGGTGGCCGCCAGGGCGGTGAGGCGAAGGGGCCCTTTGAAGTTGATGTCGATGATTTTGTCGACGAGTGCTTCCGACGTTTCGAGCAGTGAGGGCGCGATCGGTGACATGCCCGCGTTGTTGATCAGCACATCCAGCCGTCCGTAACGCTCGATGACATCGTCGATCAGCCCATCCAACTGCCGCCAGTCGCCGACATGGCAGGCTCGCGGGAACGATTCGCCGCCGCGGGCATTGATCTCCTCGGCGAGAGCGTGGCAGGCGTCGTACTTGCGGCTGGACACGACGACGCTCGCGCCGCGATCGGCGAAGCCGAGTGACATGGCGCGCCCGAGCCCTCTGCTGCCGCCGGTAATGAGCACGACCTTGCCGGCGACATCGAACAGCGGGTCGGGGGTCGGAGCGTCGTTCATTCGGTGAACCTCCAAGAGTGTTCGAGCAAGCTGTCCACGGTGATACCGAAATATTCGCGAGTCGGATTCTGTGACCGGCCGGCCCGGTAGCCGGCATCGGACTGCGGTATCGCGAGCGGATGAACGGTCACAGGGCGACCATGTGAACTTGACGAGGGAGTTCAATCCCGTCGGTGTCGCCTAGATGCGTGGGGACGCCAATAGCTTGGCCGCCCAGGCCCTGTAGGTGCGTTGCCGCCGCCGCGCAGGCTTCCGGTTTTCGACTGGCCACAACAACATTGGCGCCGACGCCGATCAGTGCCTCGGCGATGGCCAAGCCGATCCCCCTGGTGCCTCCCGTGACGATCGCCGTTCCTCCGCTCTCACGCGCGATGTCGTTCGCACTGGGCGCCAGAGTGCCGCGCGGTGGACGACGTACCACGATGCGAAAGCCGTCGACGTCCACCAGATCCGTGAGGTTGGCACGGCCAGCGGTGAACTGGCGGACCTCCAACCGGCCTGCCGGCAGGTCGAGATGCGTGAGCAGATGAGACTCGAGCGCGGCCCAGTCGAGCTCAGCCTGGTAGTCGGGGTCGGTTTCGAAGTCCCACATTGTGTTCAGATTCTCCGGTCGTTCCAGCTCGCGAGGTTCCGCTCTTTGGCCTGGTGACAGCTGAACTCGTAGCCGAGCCGGTTGAACTCAAAGTTGCGGGTGAGTTCCACGGGTTCCTCCAAGCGGGTTTGACATGCACACTGCGGTGTGGTCGGATCAATTGATCCGGATCATTCCCGATGATCCGGATCATTGCACGGCGATAGCGCGCCGCGCAAGACAGGAGCGACATGCGACAGGCAACATCGGGGGGACCGCCCCGCTACGTCGAGATCATTCGGGCCATCTCCGACGACATCACCACCGGACGCATTGCTGTCGGAGAGCGCCTGCCGACTGAGAAAGGACTCTGCGCCCAGTACAACGTCGGCCGGCACACGATCCGCGAGGCAGTTCGCGGACTCATCGATCTGGGCATGGTGCAGCGCCGCCCCCGCATCGGCACCAGCGTCATTTCCGCGGAGCCCGTTGCAGGCTATCGGTGGGTGCCGGGCTCGGCCGCTGATATCGCCGCGAACATGAACGCGACCTGGATTGTGCGGGGACAGGAAACGGTCGTCGTCGCCGATGGAGAGCTGGCCGCCAGATTGAGCTGCGACGTCGGAGAACGATGGTTCCGTTTCGCCGGCCCGCGCATCCTACGGGACCGCAGCGTCCGCGAGCCGCTGTGTTTCAGCGAACAGTACGTGCAGGACACCCCCCGCGGGCGCGAAGCGATTCGCACCCCATCGATGACGC is part of the Nocardia sp. NBC_00565 genome and encodes:
- a CDS encoding aldehyde dehydrogenase family protein, whose translation is MGSRAHSWLVGTAFDDSAIDDAVADLVAGEKTWAHTPLRRRRELLDDIHTRTGRFSHEWVRAARTIKGLDPDSPLVGEEWMSGPMPLLQATAALSATLTALAAGRSPLDGVALAEAPGERVAVPILPLDRYDRLLLSGFHGEVWLRPGVDADTARRRAGLAQLDPTVTGGVGAILGAGNITSIPPLDVLYELYAHNRVVALKLNPITDPLYTVFEMVFAPLIELGVLRILTGGAEAGGYLVQHADVAHVHMTGSMRTHDAIVWGPEGKSGGQPLLDKPITSELGGVSPTIVVPGEWDGADLRYQAEHIATQRLHNGGYNCVATQAVVLSAEWPQKDRFLAELRDAIERAPRRRAYYPGSDDRVAAALDSYPDAERLGPDHGRLLVQNLPTSATPLLRTEYFSPVLGVVELPYTGGEFLQRAVDFANDEVIGTLGVNVIAHPGTIKRLGTAFDRAIERLRYGAIAVNAWTGLVFLTPRASWGAYPGHTLDDVQSGIGVVHNAFLLDDVERTVVRGPFRPSPRSLLRGELALSPKPPWFVDNATAAATGRMLTEFYATANPARLPGLFLSAFRG
- a CDS encoding septum formation family protein: MSADDVTKDPQESEPYSGGSSRAESFPQSVIIDRKVVSDGKLHLSAPTLRWVLLAAAVGAVLISLFGLFITGYKNETGLEAHNPGSPAETALDKEFGTAAKGDCLSWSKQDRGDLVKVACSNRHLFEVAADVDMAKYPGVEFGPGSRFPDSLRLTELKEEHCTPAVDQYLNGRFDPRGRYVIGLMYPSPDGWKHGDRTLRCGLQFSGSTGTPLPTTGSAAEHDQSKIYEPGTCLGINQNLPTDPVDCAQAHAVEIVSTVDLGQHFSGGPPSKDEQDKFMEDECARAATDYLGSPDVVRNKTLTLFFDYLDARSWLSGSRKLDCMIGKGTDREGFAPITGSAKGDILINGQAPVPPPNSGRSTPAPLPGAAPLPPQPQPR
- a CDS encoding metallopeptidase family protein gives rise to the protein MSVTMSADRFEELVGDALDLIPPELARAIDNVVVLIEPHNPEDPHLLGLYHGIALTERDSQYGGALPDTVTIYREAILAICGDEREVVEEVAITVIHEIAHYFGIDEDRLHELGWG
- a CDS encoding nuclear transport factor 2 family protein; translation: MIGSPLEAKEKSVPKYPPEELRQAYERFKTVSDRCADTADYRPFADLFTEDCVYVEHCFGEMHGRGAVLAWIVPLMKDFPNNQMVRYTHDWVFFDDENARVVFSARTHMADPGDGKSYTSTNWTLLDYAGSGLFSREEDIYNPANFGTVIQEWLEVYNRYQAEGD
- a CDS encoding enoyl-CoA hydratase/isomerase family protein, whose product is MEFDDELRYEKDGPIRRIILNRPTKHNALNVSMQKQLHEAIRAVRFDEEARVLIIRGAGDTFCAGDDIAEMPILNTRKLSFDSATTLAEPSSDPEWSTYLIVSMFQETAALLENLTDVVTIAAVDGVCMGGGLELTLCCDFVLTTPNARWGMPEIDMGITPGWGGCTRLQRFAGRRRTKEINLLGYEFSGRQALEWDLANRVVEREELDTEVNRLAELMLQKSKYAIRRSKHVLNRAADGPMGQVAAFELPIDPAAGPMDAHGIGSFAEKGQDLATLRNQSRTFWADQRR
- a CDS encoding SDR family NAD(P)-dependent oxidoreductase, which encodes MSRVAVVTGGHSGIGRATARLLDKQGVRVAVLDRDGTPPVDVSDPAGVEAAVAGVRQTLGSVNIVVNAAGIAAGGLPTDDHYIETWQNTLAVNLTGAMLVVRACLPDLLANGSGRIVNVASTEAFGAGRFSSPYTVAKHGLAGFTKALAVDYGRYGLTANCVCPGATLTGMTEAIPEADRMVFARRRIPAGRYGRPEEIAHVIVALTAKDASFINGAVIPVDGGMTAQTR
- a CDS encoding NADPH:quinone oxidoreductase family protein; this translates as MRSWVCNTLTGESGLSLETRTRPACGAEQVRVRNHAAALNFPDTLITRGLYQLELEPPFVPGSEFAGTIIEVGAHVADFRVGQRVLALTGYDAFSEEVLVTPPGQQLHRIPAEMPFTDAAGFNLTYGTAMHALTQRARLDRDETLLVLGSAGGCGSAAVQIGTAIGARVIAAASTEPKCRAARTMGATDTINYGIEDLRTRLLELTDGAGADVIFDPVGGSLFDQAKRCTAWNGRYLVVGFAGGDIPQLGINYTILKSISVIGVAYGLSAIKDPAANIANFQQLFDWYGDGRIKPLVGATYPLEALPEACVALWERRATGKTVITFTTHS
- a CDS encoding SDR family NAD(P)-dependent oxidoreductase → MNDAPTPDPLFDVAGKVVLITGGSRGLGRAMSLGFADRGASVVVSSRKYDACHALAEEINARGGESFPRACHVGDWRQLDGLIDDVIERYGRLDVLINNAGMSPIAPSLLETSEALVDKIIDINFKGPLRLTALAATTMAATGGGSIINISSLASRRPTPVTTAYSAAKAGLNALTQASAQEYAAVNVRVNAIICGTFDTDTTAGFVRNPDILTSVVEPIALHRIGRPDEVVGAAFYLASAASSYTTGSFITIDGGVAP
- a CDS encoding GntR family transcriptional regulator, with translation MRQATSGGPPRYVEIIRAISDDITTGRIAVGERLPTEKGLCAQYNVGRHTIREAVRGLIDLGMVQRRPRIGTSVISAEPVAGYRWVPGSAADIAANMNATWIVRGQETVVVADGELAARLSCDVGERWFRFAGPRILRDRSVREPLCFSEQYVQDTPRGREAIRTPSMTPASLDDQVVEQQILASALNAEQAAALNAVTGSPALVVVRRHYNAEGTLLAVGIHSHPGDRFSITMTIPVGTSNGNSLSGE